In Lates calcarifer isolate ASB-BC8 unplaced genomic scaffold, TLL_Latcal_v3 scaffold_36_77, whole genome shotgun sequence, a single window of DNA contains:
- the plppr3b gene encoding phospholipid phosphatase-related protein type 3, with translation MMMNSEKMKKKPTKDSLTLLPCFYFVELPIVASSMVSLYFLELTDVVQPAQVGFRCHDRELSMPYVDGGDELIPLLMLLSLAFAGPAASIMLVEGLIYCLQSRLKLRRAEGSINAGGCNFNSFLRRTVRFVGVHVFGLCATALVTDIIQLSTGYHAPFFLTVCKPNYTQVGVSCDKNPYITKDICSGHDQHAIMAARKTFPSQHATLSAFAAVYVSMYFNSTISDSTKLLKPVLVFAFAIAAALTGLTQITQHRSHPIDVYVGFLIGAFIAAYLAFHAVANFKSSDDITPPPPPPPPKEDPLRALTDRGHNSVYNKGPASASESNDEIAAAPAPMDRLEGLGPLQREKGSMGSLKRASVDVELLAPRSPMGKETMLTFSNTLPRASMNVNGVLGANEGPEDPVQSVQPVQPVQPVQRRLKAVQVPMDPMRSQQLVSEWKQKSMEMRGLSVRDEVEREASEDDSEVGSLGTDDGGSQAHIYQPAVQSGRAASSHNPTPPSGGAKAVATPRPPQIPEAGPPPVSPKSALTRAKWLAIREKTSGEGSARGATNQPRLMQVIAMSKQQGLLPSSSSGEKSSETTSTCSGTSSTADSPHYRPPSEQQREGSGIITVDAHAPHHPVVQAMPPPQAPSLSGNGNPWEWAGASNGGDPRDTYDLNSLNRGDSSARGSSFRPHRSASPCATIDPDLAPPPPHPQVEMSADTKRRELAMRRKTALVLLDREIRNQTEQENYYKSLQGRRFKD, from the exons ATGATGATGAACtcagagaagatgaagaagaaaccAACAAAGGACAGTTTGACCctgctgccatgtttctacTTCGTGGAG ctgCCTATCGTGGCTTCTTCTATGGTGTCTCTGTACTTCCTGGAGCTGACCGACGTGGTGCAGCCGGCTCAGGTCGGGTTCCGCTGCCATGACCGGGAGCTCAGCATGCCGTACGTGGACGGAGGAGACGAGCTCATCCCCCTGCTGATGCTGCTCAGCCTCGCCTTCGCCGGACCCGCCGCCTCG aTCATGCTGGTGGAGGGTCTGATCTACTGCCTGCAGTCCAGACTGAAGCTGCGCCGCGCCGAGGGCAGTATCAACGCCGGAGGCTGCAACTTCAACTCCTTCCTGAGGAGGACGGTCCGCTTCGTAG gtgtgcatgtgtttggtcTGTGTGCGACCGCCCTGGTCACTGACATCATCCAGCTGTCAACAGGTTACCACGCTCCGTTCTTCCTCACCGTCTGTAAACCAAACTACACTCAGGTCGGAGTGTCCTGTGATAAAAACCCGTACATCACCAAAGACATCTGCTCCGGACACGACCAGCACGCCATCATGGCCGCCAG GAAGACGTTTCCCTCCCAGCATGCCACTCTCTCTGCCTTCGCTGCTGTTTATGTCTCT ATGTATTTTAACTCCACCATCTCAGACAGCACCAAGCTGCTGAAGCCCGTGTTGGTGTTTGCATTCGCCATTGCGGCGGCATTGACGGGTCTGACACAGATCACTCAGCACCGCAGCCATCCCATTGACGTCTACGTGGGCTTCCTGATCGGAGCCTTCATCGCCGCCTACCTG GCGTTTCACGCCGTGGCCAACTTCAAGTCCTCTGATGACATcactcctcctccgcctcccccGCCTCCAAAAGAAGACCCTCTTCGGGCGCTGACAGACCGAGGACACAACTCGGTCTATAACAAGGGCCCCGCCTCCGCCTCAGAGAGTAACGATGAGATAGCGGCAGCTCCGGCCCCCATGGACCGGCTGGAGGGGCTAGGGCCCCTGCAGAGGGAGAAGGGCTCCATGGGGAGCCTGAAGAGGGCCAGCGTGGACGTGGAGCTGCTGGCTCCTCGCAGCCCCATGGGAAAGGAGACCATGCTGACCTTCAGTAACACGCTGCCGAGGGCTAGCATGAACGTTAACGGGGTGCTGGGGGCCAACGAGGGACCAGAGGACCCGGTTCAGTCTGTTCAGCCTGTCCAACCAGTGCAACCGGTGCAGCGGCGCCTGAAGGCCGTGCAGGTTCCCATGGACCCGATGCGGTCGCAGCAGCTCGTGTCAGAGTGGAAGCAGAAGTCGATGGAGATGAGAGGCCTGAGTGTCCGGGACGAGGTGGAGCGCGAAGCCAGCGAGGATGATTCTGAGGTGGGCTCTTTGGGGACCGATGACGGGGGGTCTCAGGCCCATATCTACCAACCCGCAGTGCAGTCTGGGAGGGCAGCCTCCAGTCACAACCCTACTCCACCTTCAGGGGGCGCCAAAGCTGTGGCAACTCCCCGACCGCCACAGATCCCTGAGGCAGGACCCCCACCAGTGTCCCCAAAGAGCGCCCTGACCCGGGCCAAGTGGCTTGCTATCCGAGAGAAGACAAGCGGGGAGGGTTCGGCCCGTGGTGCCACCAATCAGCCGCGACTCATGCAGGTCATCGCCATGTCAAAGCAGCAGGGCCTCCtcccgtcctcctcctctggggaGAAGTCCTCCGagaccacctccacctgctctggGACCTCCTCCACAGCTGACTCACCACACTACCGCCCACCCTCCGAGCAGCAGCGGGAAGGGTCGGGTATCATCACGGTGGACGCCCATGCCCCCCACCATCCTGTTGTCCAAGCCATGCCCCCCCCACAGGCCCCATCCCTCTCAGGTAATGGTAACCCCTGGGAGTGGGCAGGGGCCTCCAACGGGGGTGACCCACGAGACACCTACGACCTCAACAGCCTGAACCGAGGAGACTCGTCCGCCCGCGGCAGCAGCTTCCGGCCACATCGGTCTGCCTCGCCCTGCGCCACCATTGACCCCGACCTggccccacccccaccccacccccaggTGGAGATGTCGGCGGACACTAAGCGGAGGGAGCTAGCCATGAGACGCAAGACAGCACTAGTTCTGTTGGATCGAGAGATTCGTAACCAGACTGAACAGGAGAACTATTATAAGAGTTTGCAGGGACGAAGATTCAAGGATTAG
- the med16 gene encoding LOW QUALITY PROTEIN: mediator of RNA polymerase II transcription subunit 16 (The sequence of the model RefSeq protein was modified relative to this genomic sequence to represent the inferred CDS: deleted 1 base in 1 codon): MELAYVCEWEKRPKSTHCPSIPLVCSWSCRNLVAFTTDLKNDDDDKDVSHMIHIIDTEHPWDVYSINSGHTEVISCLEWDQSGSRLLSADGDGQIKCWSMSDHLVNSWESVLSSSLDGDPIVALSWLHNGVKLALHVEMSGSTNFGEKFSRVKFSPSLTLFGGKPMEGWLAVTVSGLVTVSLLKPGGALLTASESLCRLRGRVALADIAFTGGGNIVVAATDGSSSSPVQFYKVVVSVVSEKCRIDTELLPSLFLRCTTDPLRREKYPAVTHLKFLTRENSEQVLLCASNQSGSIVECWSLRKEGLPVNNIFQHRSPVVGEKQPTILKWRILTTTNDLERVSAVALPKLPISISNTDLKVASDTKFCPGLGLALAFHDGSIQILHRLSLHTMGVFYGSSSSSSGQRPGDESAIKRQRTGGPALHFKALQFSWTSLALAGVDNHGKLHMLRVSPSMGQVLEMNTTLRHLLFLLEYCMVTGYDWWDVLLHVQPTMVHNLVEKLHEEYMRQNQALQQVLATRIVAVKASLCKLSTATAARACDFHAKLLLMAISSTLKSLLRPHVLNTPDKSPGDRLTEICAKNTDTDIDKVMINLKTEEFVLDGPPLQSLQQLIQWVGDFVLYLLANLPNQGSMVRPGFGFMRDGASLGMLREMLVMIRIWGLLKPGCLPTFTATSDNQDSMQLLFRLLTKLWLCSRDDGPPQDPDESLIDECCLLPSQLLVPSMDWLPVNDGVIVKVQGKHPLRLQFGKASSLPGGGTTAPLEVFTRSPSSQRMDNLRCVHMGVCPTEESKACTRCGCVTMLRSPNKTNAMKQWEQRWIKNCLCGGLWRRIPPAPLT, encoded by the exons ATGGAGTTGGCGTACGTCTGTGAATGGGAGAAACGTCCCAAGAGCACTCACTGTCCCTCCATTCCTCTGGTCTGCTCCTGGTCCTGCAGGAACTTGGTGGCCTTCACCACAGACCTGAAGAATGACGACGACGACAAGG atgTCAGTCACATGATTCACATCATTGACACCGAACACCCCTGGGATGTTTACTCCATCAACTCTGGACACACTGAGGTAATTTCCTGTCTGGAGTGGGACCAATCAG gctccAGGCTGCTGTCTGCAGACGGGGACGGTCAGATTAAATGCTGGTCAATGTCAGATCACCTGGTGAACAGCTGGGAGAGCGTCCTGTCCAGCTCTCTGGATGGAGATCCAATTGTAGCTCTGAGTTGGCTTCATAACGGAGTCAAACTGGCGCTGCACGTCGAGATG TCTGGTTCCACAAACTTCGGAGAGAAGTTCTCTCGGGTGAAGTTCTCTCCGTCTCTGACCCTGTTTGGTGGGAAGCCGATGGAGGGCTGGTTGGCGGTGACGGTGAGCGGTTTGGTGACGGTGTCGTTGCTGAAGCCGGGTGGAGCGCTGCTGACGGCCAGTGAGAGTCTGTGCCGGCTGAGAGGACGGGTGGCGCTCGCTGACATCGCCTTCACTGGAGGAGGGAACATCGTGGTGGCGGCGACCGATGGCAGCAGCTCGTCTCCGGTCCAGTTCTACAAG GTGGTCGTGAGCGTGGTGAGTGAGAAGTGTCGCATTGACACCGAACTGTTACCGTCGCTGTTCCTGCGCTGCACCACCGACCCGCTGAGGAGGGAGAAGTACCCGGCCGTGACCCACCTCAAGTTCCTCACCAGGGAGAACTCTGAACAG GTTCTTCTGTGTGCGTCCAATCAGAGCGGCAGCATCGTGGAGTGTTGGTCTCTGAGGAAGGAGGGACTTCCTGTCAACAACATCTTCCAGCACCGTTCACCAGTCG TGGGGGAGAAGCAGCCCACCATCCTGAAGTGGAGGATCCTGACGACCACCAACGACCTGGAGCGAGTGTCAGCCGTCGCTCTGCCCAAACTGCCCATCTCCATCTCCAACACCGACCTGAAGGTGGCATCAGACACCAAGTTCTGCCCCGGGCTCG GTCTGGCTCTGGCGTTTCATGACGGCAGTATTCAGATCCTCCACCGTCTGTCCCTCCACACCATGGGGGTTTTCTACggctcctcctcatcctcctccggTCAGAGACCTGGAGACGAGTCCGCCATCAAACGTCAGAGGACCGGAGGCCCTGCCCTCCACTTCAAGGCCCTGCAGTTCTCCTGGACTTCGCTGGCTCTGGCTGGAGTCGACAACCATGGGAAG CTCCACATGCTGCGGGTGTCGCCCTCTATGGGTCAGGTGCTGGAGATGAACACGACGCTGCGCCACCTACTGTTTCTGCTGGAGTACTGCATGGTGACAGGCTACGACTGGTGGGACGTCCTGCTGCATGTCCAACCCACCATGGTCCACAACCTGGTGGAGAAACTGCATGAGGAGTACATGAGGCAGAACCAGGCgctgcagcag GTCCTGGCGACTCGTATTGTGGCAGTGAAGGCATCACTCTGTAAACTCTCCACGGCGACA GCGGCTCGAGCTTGTGACTTCCACGCCAAACTTCTGTTGATGGCAATCAGCTCCACCTTAAAGTCTCTGCTGAGACCACATGTCCTCAACACACCTGACAAGAGTCCAGGAGACCGTCTGACCGAGATTTGCGCCAAGAACACCGACACAG ATATTGATAAGGTGATGATCAATCTGAAGACGGAGGAATTTGTTTTGGACGGCCCCCCCCTTCAGTCCCTGCAGCAGCTCATCCAGTGGGTGGGAGACTTTGTCCTCTACCTGCTGGCCAACCTGCCCAACCAG GGCTCGATGGTCCGGCCGGGCTTCGGCTTCATGAGGGATGGGGCGTCTCTGGGGATGCTGCGGGAGATGTTGGTGATGATCAGGATCTGGGGTCTGCTGAAGCCCGGCTGTCTGCCCACCTTCACCGCCACGTCTGACAACCAGGACAGCATGCAGCTGCTGTTCAGGCTGCTCACCAAGCTCTGGCTCTGCT CCCGGGATGACGGCCCCCCCCAGGACCCAGATGAGAGTCTGATTGACGAGTGCTGCCTGTTGCCCAGTCAGCTGCTGGTTCCCAGTATGGACTGGCTCCCAGTGAACGACGGCGTCATCGTGAAGGTGCAGGGCAAACACCCGCTCAGACTGCAATTTGGAAAAGCTTCTTCTCTGCCTGGGGGAGGAACCACCGCTCCACTGGAGGTCTTcaccag gagTCCTAGCTCTCAGAGGATGGATAACCTGCGCTGTGTTCATATGGGAGTCTGTCCCACTGAGGAGAGCAAAGCCTGCACTAG gtgcgGCTGTGTGACGATGCTTCGTTCTCCCAACAAGACAAACGCCATGAAGCAGTGGGAGCAACGCTGGATCAAAAACTGTCTGTGTGGAGGTCTGTGGAGGAGGATCCCCCCCGCACCACTCACCTGA